Proteins from a genomic interval of Watersipora subatra chromosome 10, tzWatSuba1.1, whole genome shotgun sequence:
- the LOC137405703 gene encoding uncharacterized protein isoform X2: protein MANTSSSLQEESYLNNTSSHDVDVSSQQTFLPSTRITSGTTNSARAITKSISSPNPLNLQASREAWNQRSFSLNQPTRHPYNVNPVLMGYSPVYPDYRQYLSSPYSPTPYHSFDQPAYSQGPLHHVNQRTKEILQASSQIEREMQPQRQTRFIRPALSPPTNHGEFHYPVDIADETKENSGSSLSPSAPTNQLAIELAKGLSSISTDHTKMASSNGTSVELEDTDSDEEEFTTHPNKFPVEIEYHDNKFCLYKRQPTRSGMKMKQVKASVYDPMTSETRNQLQQIKYYQKDLIRICRCGKYSEMDGALVQGRANDCDGYEIHYSQKCKWKAYDDYKTGQRVLIRLCKCYKPF from the exons ATGGCAAATACTTCAAGCAGTCTACAAGAAGAATCATATCTAAACAACACATCATCTCATGATGTCGACGTGAGTAGCCAACAGACATTCTTACCGAGTACTAGGATTACTTCCGGTACAACCAACAGCGCTCGAGCAATAACTAAGTCGATATCTTCACCAAACCCTTTGAATCTACAAGCATCTCGAGAAGCATGGAACCAACGGAGTTTTTCTCTTAATCAGCCAACTAGACACCCGTATAATGTAAATCCAGTGTTGATGGGGTATTCGCCTGTTTATCCTGACTATAGACAATATCTTTCCTCACCATATTCTCCAACACCCTACCACTCCTTTGATCAACCTGCATATAGCCAAGGACCACTGCATCATGTTAATCAGAGAACTAAAGAAATTCTGCAAGCAAGTAGTCAGATAGAGCGTGAAATGCAGCCACAGCGCCAAACGAGATTCATTCGACCAGCTCTATCTCCACCTACGAATCATGGAGAATTTCACTACCCAGTCGACATAGCAGATGAAACAAAGGAGAACTCTGGAAGCTCTCTAAGC CCGTCAGCACCAACGAATCAGCTCGCCATTGAATTAGCAAAAGGCCTCAGCAGCATTTCAACCGATCATACCAAGATGGCTTCTAGCAACGGTACATCAGTCGAGCTAGAAGACACTGACAGCGACGAAGAAGAGTTCACAACCCACCCAAACAAGTTTCCTGTAGAGATTGAATATCACGACAACAAATTCTGCCTCTATAAAAGACAGCCCACAAG ATCTGGTATGAAGATGAAGCAGGTAAAGGCATCTGTATATGACCCTATGACATCAGAGACCAGGAACCAGCTTCAACagataaaatattatcaaaagGACCTCATCAG AATCTGTCGGTGTGGTAAATATAGTGAGATGGATGGAGCTCTGGTACAAGGTAGAGCTAATGACTGTGATGGATACGAAATACACTACAGTCAGAAGTGTAAATGGAAAGCGTATGATGACTATAAGACTGGACAGAGGGTACTCATCAGACTCTGCAAGTGCTACAagccattctaa
- the LOC137405703 gene encoding uncharacterized protein isoform X1: MANTSSSLQEESYLNNTSSHDVDVSSQQTFLPSTRITSGTTNSARAITKSISSPNPLNLQASREAWNQRSFSLNQPTRHPYNVNPVLMGYSPVYPDYRQYLSSPYSPTPYHSFDQPAYSQGPLHHVNQRTKEILQASSQIEREMQPQRQTRFIRPALSPPTNHGEFHYPVDIADETKENSGSSLSPSAPTNQLAIELAKGLSSISTDHTKMASSNGTSVELEDTDSDEEEFTTHPNKFPVEIEYHDNKFCLYKRQPTRSGMKMKQVKASVYDPMTSETRNQLQQIKYYQKDLIRICRCGKYSQMDGALVQGRANDCDGYEIHYSQKCKWKAYDDYKTGKRVLIRLCKCYKPLA; the protein is encoded by the exons ATGGCAAATACTTCAAGCAGTCTACAAGAAGAATCATATCTAAACAACACATCATCTCATGATGTCGACGTGAGTAGCCAACAGACATTCTTACCGAGTACTAGGATTACTTCCGGTACAACCAACAGCGCTCGAGCAATAACTAAGTCGATATCTTCACCAAACCCTTTGAATCTACAAGCATCTCGAGAAGCATGGAACCAACGGAGTTTTTCTCTTAATCAGCCAACTAGACACCCGTATAATGTAAATCCAGTGTTGATGGGGTATTCGCCTGTTTATCCTGACTATAGACAATATCTTTCCTCACCATATTCTCCAACACCCTACCACTCCTTTGATCAACCTGCATATAGCCAAGGACCACTGCATCATGTTAATCAGAGAACTAAAGAAATTCTGCAAGCAAGTAGTCAGATAGAGCGTGAAATGCAGCCACAGCGCCAAACGAGATTCATTCGACCAGCTCTATCTCCACCTACGAATCATGGAGAATTTCACTACCCAGTCGACATAGCAGATGAAACAAAGGAGAACTCTGGAAGCTCTCTAAGC CCGTCAGCACCAACGAATCAGCTCGCCATTGAATTAGCAAAAGGCCTCAGCAGCATTTCAACCGATCATACCAAGATGGCTTCTAGCAACGGTACATCAGTCGAGCTAGAAGACACTGACAGCGACGAAGAAGAGTTCACAACCCACCCAAACAAGTTTCCTGTAGAGATTGAATATCACGACAACAAATTCTGCCTCTATAAAAGACAGCCCACAAG ATCTGGTATGAAGATGAAGCAGGTAAAGGCATCTGTATATGACCCTATGACATCAGAGACCAGGAACCAGCTTCAACagataaaatattatcaaaagGACCTCATCAG AATCTGTCGATGTGGTAAATACAGTCAGATGGATGGAGCTCTGGTACAAGGTAGAGCTAATGACTGTGATGGATACGAGATACACTACAGTCAGAAGTGTAAATGGAAAGCATATGATGACTATAAGACAGGAAAGAGAGTTCTCATCAGACTCTGCAAGTGCTACAAGCCATTGGCCTAA
- the LOC137406019 gene encoding uncharacterized protein produces MTMFDYHTAEINKGGQLLTPAMHAYGAVGTRRPIVKRAASSTDRHNSISSGISHPPYSTNLPQYRLFENTQQPLPFSQYQQPFYNSHLQQTPAYLPAPPEQNTPFSHNNWPVLQQHNHADRTVSTPTARQTTSPKMLPSTSIDSDTHSPNSVNTLASALQDLQVSPLEDLSAETAGVEINSSDSDDDETEHTGTHPNKYPVEIEYHDNQQCGFRRQSTRSGPKMKQQQSTVYDPLTGQNVPQVHRIKYYQKHLVRICRCGKYSQMDGALVQGRANDCDGYEIHYSQKCKWKAYDDYKTGQRVLIRLCKCYKPPLVSLVFMALPTAFLLS; encoded by the exons ATGACGATGTTTGATTATCATACGGCTGAAATAAACAAAGGAGGACAATTATTAACACCAGCTATGCATGCCTATGGAGCAGTGGGTACAAGGAGACCTATAGTCAAAAGAGCTGCCTCTTCGACGGACCGACACAACAGCATTTCCTCTGGTATATCTCACCCACCATATTCGACCAACCTTCCTCAGTACAGACTGTTTGAGAACACTCAACAACCTCTACCTTTCAGTCAATATCAACAGCCCTTCTATAACAGCCATCTACAACAGACGCCTGCGTACCTACCTGCTCCTCCAGAGCAGAACACACCCTTTAGTCACAATAACTGGCCAGTTCTCCAGCAACACAATCATGCTGATCGAACTGTCAGCACACCGACAGCAAGACAGACAACTTCTCCAAAGATGCTGCCTTCAACCTCAATAGACTCAGACACT CATTCTCCCAACTCAGTCAACACTCTGGCCTCTGCTCTCCAAGACCTACAAGTGTCTCCGCTGGAGGATCTATCGGCAGAGACAGCAGGAGTTGAGATCAATAGCAGTGACAgcgatgatgatgaaacagaacACACAGGAACTCATCCCAACAAGTATCCAGTAGAGATAGAATATCATGACAATCAGCAATGTGGCTTTAGACGTCAGTCCACGAG GTCTGGGCCAAAAATGAAACAGCAACAAAGTACCGTATACGACCCTCTCACAGGACAGAATGTTCCACAAGTTCACCGTATCAAATATTATCAAAAACATCTTGTGAG AATCTGTCGGTGTGGTAAATACAGTCAGATGGATGGAGCTCTGGTACAAGGTAGAGCTAATGACTGTGATGGATACGAAATACACTACAGTCAGAAGTGTAAATGGAAAGCGTATGATGACTATAAGACAGGACAGAGGGTACTCATCAGACTCTGCAAGTGCTACAAGCC TCCTCTAGTAAGTCTCGTTTTCATGGCCCTACCCACCGCTTTCCTACTTTCCTAG